The Piliocolobus tephrosceles isolate RC106 chromosome 4, ASM277652v3, whole genome shotgun sequence genome contains the following window.
AGGGCCACCTATGCTGCATTTCCTTCCTCTTCACTTGATCTATCCAGTTCAGGAAAGACTGAAGAATGGAAAGGCACCACTCTTTCATGGTACCCACATTGGAGCTGTTCTTGGCTCCTAACTCCTAAGGGATTTTCCATGGAGCTCCCAGTCTCAGCCTAGAACTCCTCCATCCCAGCTTTATTCTTAGGTTCATGTGTCCCCTCGTCACTCCTCTGCCCAGCTTTCCAGGGCTCTCTGGCCCAACCCTGCTCCCAGGTTCGTGGAGTACCTGCATAGCCTTGTGATACACTCAGAATCATCCCGGCAGGAGGCTCCAATGGGCCTGAGGGAAACCCCTCTCCAAAACGGGGTCATTCTCCGTGGCCTTCTCTTTGCTGAACTCACTTCTGGTATTGGGGAGCCATCTATCTGTAGGGCAAAGACATTCACATATGGAAGTGTTGACACCCTGCTGCACACCTTGGAAGAATGATCATTTCCCAGATGCTGTAGACTCAGAGGAACCATTCCTCAGGACTGAGTCTAGCTTTCAAGTTCCACCACCACTATCCTCTCCACactccacacatacacatatgtatccTTCCCTCCTTACCTGGCCCAACAGGAAGAGGAAGATCATGAGGACTGCACAAAGTTTGAGGTGCCACATCTTGACAGAGGGAGGATGTTGGAGCCTGAAAGCCAGGGACAGTTCTTACTTCCTTTTATAGACTGACATCGACTCTTACTTTGTTACCAGGTGAGATGGGGGCAAAGTTTGTATTTGTAATCAGAATCAATTTAATAAGTTAATATCTACCAGAGGAGTGTGCTCAAGGGCTGCCTTTCAGGCACGTTGTATTTACTGATCCCTCATCTGGACTTTGAGTGATTGTGTTGCTGGCATGGACCCTGTTGCCCATTTTGCCAAAAGTCAGCACTGCCCTTCCTTCCCTTTAAAAGCCACGTGAAACCATTGAGGGAGGTCAAGCAACTAGCCACATCGCTATTCCAAAATAGCTCAGTGAGATCACTCCCATGGAATTCCAATAATGAAGTCTTCAGAAATAATGTTGACCCCTTTGGGCCTTGTCTAGGAAAGCAGCACTGATCTATTGTGTACAGGCAATTGGTTAAGGCCCTTATCTCCTTTCTGTGGAAGGATGCTTCAGCAAGGTCTACAGTTCCGCGGATCCTCCACTTGCTTAGATGGACTATCACCCTAATCTGCACCAGTTCATCTCACTAGTAAAATGAAGACCCAGCTGTGGAAAGTTCAAAGTctggcctcctgccctctcagGGGAATGGCTGGATGTGAGACTTACTTGGACCACAGGTGATGAATTATaggtttctttttgtctttaagcACATGCAGATGAGGTAACAAGATCTCCTAAATCAGAGGGATAGCTTGTGTAGTGACTGTATTAAGCGCCTTGAATTATGGGCTTTCTTCCCAGTAGTTGAGTGGGGACTTTCCTTCCTCAGGGCAGCAGGCATAGGGATGAGATATCTCCAAAGCCCAAAGCATCCATCAGTTTAAGTAGGAACTGctgcagatttctttttcttctttttttttttttttttgagacggactcttgcactgtcgcccaggctggagtgcagtgatgggatctcggctcactgcaagctctgcctcctggattcaccccattctcctgcctcagcctcccgagtagctgggactacaggcgcctgccacgacgccaggctgattttttgtatttttagtaaagacgggctttcaccgtgttagccaggatgctcttgatctcctgacctcatgatccgcctgcctcagcctcccaaagtgctgggattacaagcgtgagccaccgcacccagcccactgCTGCAGATTTCTAGACCAAGGGAGGACATGTATCTAAACCATGAGTAGTTATGGGTATTAGTGAAATGACGTGGGCATTTTAAGTTTGAGGGGAAAGGTGTGAATTCAGAGTAAGGAGATTCATTGAACTTTAGATGTTCCTATGACCTGGGAGGATAATAAGCTTAAGACAAATACAACAAATTCTTTCTGCCAGGCATCACACTGAAAACGTGGCTAATATCTCTTCCCAAGGGCCGTCTCATCTTCACAGGTTGGGTATTTGGATAAGAACCTGCTTGTTCCTTTACCCCAGAAAAAGTGGAGGAGATGCACAACAGCTGAAGGTAGAAAAGGATGGCCACTGACCGGCTTCTTGCCAAGGGAGAAGCAGATGGTTTGATGGACCTCAGAACTGGAATTGGGCAGGATGTGACCACAGATCTGACTGTCCTGGTTCTAGTCCTCTCAGAATCATGGAGCTAGGCCTTGAGGGGGATGCCACTGCATGCACTTTAGGAACACTGAGAAGAGACCTATATACCAACTTACCAGTTGAGACTAGTTATCTGCTCCCTCCCTTCACCCCTGAGCTTGGATACTGGATGATCCCAGACGGGGCCTAACTGGGAACTTTTGTTGGGAGAGGAAGTGGCTATGTGGTGACCTAGTGAGCATTGGGTAAGAACACAAATGTGATTAGATAAGCAAAGGACTGAACAACGTGATGTCCTAGAGCCAGTTGGGTCTGCAGCCTCAGTGCCAGCCTCCCCTTTACCAGTCTAGAGTGACGTGCCAAATGGGATTTGGAAACTGTTCATCCAAAAGATGAATAATTCTCCACTCCTCCATTTCTGCCTTCCTGTACTTCTAGCAGGATCAAACTAGCCTGTTGTGTTAATTTGTAAAGCCGATAACACAGTCAAGGAAAGAAAGCTTGAAGCCCTTGCCCCTCTGTGTAGGGGGAAAGGACCATTCATCTTCATGAGTGTGACAACACTGCAGAGGACTTTGGTTCAAGCTTCTATGTTGTATGCTACCCTCTCCCCAAAAGAAAAAATCCATTAGTCACTGTTGAAGGAACCACTGTTGGA
Protein-coding sequences here:
- the LEAP2 gene encoding liver-expressed antimicrobial peptide 2, whose amino-acid sequence is MWHLKLCAVLMIFLFLLGQIDGSPIPEVSSAKRRPRRMTPFWRGVSLRPIGASCRDDSECITRLCRKRRCSLSVAQE